From a region of the Hyalangium ruber genome:
- a CDS encoding vWA domain-containing protein has translation MKLRVGLLMALVVALGCDSVSGESGRGEAVPVVAPPRVSPVELLPPTVDRSVTQRVEVRDPPAIPAVQVDVQRQSDGIVDILWVVDDSGSMANQRQTLTDNFARFLEELLALQVRFQIGVISTNFNDRGVLRGTTKIITNATPNPRGVFIQNTTFPTGSRARLELGLRMMELALSEPNRGGPNAGFLRPNAALAVIVVTDEDDNSYGEPTYYTRFLRSLKGPGNENLSSLSIIGGTTPDGCFPPGEENYFGGRADPAFRYSAVATRTGGIIGSICDISFENTLVKIAAALNTLRRVFPLSLKPDPATLTVRVNGTLVPRDVVNGWQYREETQSVTFLGNYVPPPGAVLRFEYAIALP, from the coding sequence ATGAAGCTTCGTGTCGGCCTGCTGATGGCGCTGGTGGTGGCGCTCGGCTGTGACAGCGTGAGCGGAGAGTCCGGGCGTGGCGAGGCCGTGCCCGTGGTGGCCCCGCCGCGGGTGTCGCCGGTGGAGCTGTTGCCGCCCACGGTGGACCGCTCTGTCACCCAGCGCGTCGAGGTGCGCGATCCGCCGGCGATCCCCGCGGTGCAGGTGGACGTGCAGCGCCAGTCGGACGGCATCGTCGACATCCTCTGGGTGGTGGACGACTCCGGCTCGATGGCCAACCAGCGGCAGACGCTCACTGACAACTTCGCGCGCTTCCTGGAGGAGCTGCTGGCGCTCCAGGTCCGCTTCCAGATCGGCGTCATCTCCACGAACTTCAATGATCGGGGAGTGCTGCGCGGCACCACGAAGATCATCACCAACGCGACGCCGAACCCGCGCGGCGTCTTCATCCAGAACACCACCTTCCCCACCGGCTCGCGCGCGCGGCTGGAGCTGGGGCTGCGGATGATGGAGCTGGCGCTGAGCGAGCCCAACCGCGGCGGTCCCAACGCGGGCTTCCTGCGACCCAACGCGGCGCTGGCGGTCATCGTCGTCACCGACGAGGACGACAACTCCTACGGCGAGCCGACCTACTACACGCGCTTCCTGCGCAGCCTGAAGGGGCCGGGCAACGAGAACCTGTCCTCGCTGTCGATCATCGGCGGCACCACGCCGGATGGCTGCTTCCCGCCGGGTGAGGAGAACTACTTCGGCGGCCGGGCCGATCCCGCCTTCCGCTACAGCGCCGTGGCCACGCGGACGGGCGGAATCATCGGCTCCATCTGCGATATCTCCTTCGAGAACACGCTGGTGAAGATCGCCGCGGCCCTCAACACCCTGCGCCGGGTGTTCCCGCTGTCACTGAAGCCGGATCCCGCCACCCTCACCGTGCGCGTCAACGGCACCCTGGTGCCCCGGGACGTGGTGAACGGGTGGCAGTACCGGGAGGAGACACAGAGCGTCACCTTCCTGGGCAACTACGTTCCTCCTCCGGGCGCGGTCCTGCGCTTCGAGTACGCCATCGCCCTTCCCTGA